Proteins from a single region of Chloroflexota bacterium:
- a CDS encoding alpha-ketoacid dehydrogenase subunit beta codes for MTETKRITMREAISQALWEEMERDEKVFIMGEEVGVWGGTYAVTKGFFDHFGPKRVRDTPIAETAIVGGGVGAAMAGLRPVAELMTINFAFVAMDHIVNEAAKMRYMFGGQMSVPLVIRAVGGGGRQLGATHSQTPDAIFAHFPGLKVIAPGTPYDAKGLLKAAIRADDPVMFIEHATMYQTRGEVPVDEDYLVPIGKSKIQRPGRDVTIVTYAKGLDLSLKAADQLAKEGIEVEIVDLRTLRPLDMEPVIESFKRTNRAVVVEEGWRSYGVGSEVVSRIYEEAFDYVDAPIRRVAQTEVPLPYNQALEQMALPQVADVVKAVKEVF; via the coding sequence ATGACCGAAACCAAACGAATTACCATGCGCGAGGCTATCTCACAGGCCCTGTGGGAAGAGATGGAGCGTGATGAAAAAGTATTTATTATGGGCGAAGAAGTTGGCGTGTGGGGTGGAACCTACGCTGTAACTAAAGGCTTCTTCGATCATTTTGGCCCCAAACGCGTGCGCGATACCCCAATTGCCGAAACTGCCATCGTCGGCGGTGGTGTTGGCGCGGCGATGGCAGGCCTGCGCCCGGTGGCTGAATTAATGACGATCAACTTCGCTTTCGTGGCGATGGATCATATCGTCAATGAAGCCGCCAAGATGCGCTATATGTTCGGCGGGCAGATGTCTGTTCCGCTAGTCATCCGCGCTGTGGGCGGCGGCGGGCGGCAATTAGGCGCTACACATTCACAAACCCCCGACGCCATTTTTGCCCACTTCCCCGGCCTGAAAGTCATCGCCCCTGGCACCCCTTACGATGCCAAAGGTCTGCTCAAAGCTGCTATCCGCGCCGATGACCCCGTGATGTTCATCGAGCACGCCACCATGTACCAGACGCGCGGCGAAGTCCCCGTGGATGAAGATTATCTCGTTCCGATTGGCAAAAGCAAAATCCAGCGACCGGGGCGCGATGTCACCATTGTGACCTACGCCAAAGGGCTTGATCTCTCGCTCAAGGCCGCTGATCAGCTTGCCAAAGAGGGCATTGAAGTCGAAATCGTCGATCTGCGCACGCTGCGCCCGCTGGATATGGAGCCGGTGATCGAGTCGTTCAAGCGTACCAACCGGGCTGTCGTCGTCGAGGAAGGCTGGCGCTCGTATGGCGTCGGCTCGGAGGTTGTCTCGCGTATTTACGAGGAAGCCTTCGATTATGTCGATGCCCCCATTCGCCGCGTGGCGCAGACAGAAGTACCTTTGCCCTATAATCAGGCCCTCGAACAAATGGCGCTGCCGCAGGTTGCCGATGTGGTCAAAGCCGTCAAGGAGGTGTTCTAA
- a CDS encoding sulfatase — MTHQLPNIVFIVLDTHRADRLGSYGYKQPTSPNINAFAQGATLFENAIAPAQWTIPSHASMFSGEYPSTHQVVQSGAALHTTFPTSTEYLRTKGYTSTGFCNNPLVGVLNNGLRRGFDAFYNYGGTVPTIPSSNGHNGHKTLQLLTGLRNGYRNLIDRIATPIQQAVASSPDVFQVILNPRLVSLWTRYANFKGDTNASIMDATQFIQQNLSNPETPQFVFLNLMETHLPYSPPDPFVRQFAPIIKDEPAARDFMRIYNTQALRWLLPLETPYTELEAQTLSQMYDAEIAYQDHLLHRLFNTLDTPNHRENTMVILVADHGEMLGEHQYMGHGLGLYQELIRVPLVIRSPGQMRGERVSRVVSTTRLFDTVLDAVGIRTVATRSPENAETRPRSLGHSPNFDEQNQPLTFSEAFPPDNIIQIMRKHEPELMAAFHCQAIHRTVIQQSNKLYRVENVHDQLFDLEKDPFESQAIETNEMRQILMAALDQHTASAIKRRASDTHATKTDNLTDEAVLERLRGLGYIE, encoded by the coding sequence ATGACTCACCAACTTCCTAACATTGTTTTCATCGTTCTCGATACCCATCGCGCAGACCGCCTGGGCAGCTATGGGTACAAGCAACCAACTTCGCCCAACATCAACGCTTTTGCCCAGGGAGCCACGCTCTTCGAGAATGCTATCGCACCCGCTCAGTGGACGATTCCTTCGCACGCATCCATGTTTAGCGGGGAATATCCCAGCACCCATCAGGTTGTGCAATCAGGGGCAGCGCTGCACACCACATTCCCCACCAGCACTGAGTATTTGCGAACAAAGGGGTATACGAGCACCGGTTTTTGCAACAATCCGCTGGTAGGTGTGCTCAACAACGGCCTGCGCCGCGGCTTCGATGCCTTTTATAATTACGGCGGCACAGTTCCCACAATTCCATCCAGCAATGGGCACAACGGCCACAAAACGCTCCAGTTACTCACCGGCCTGCGTAATGGATACCGTAACCTGATTGACCGCATTGCCACACCCATCCAGCAAGCGGTAGCTTCATCCCCCGATGTCTTTCAGGTCATCCTCAATCCCCGGTTGGTATCGCTATGGACGCGCTACGCCAATTTCAAAGGCGATACGAACGCATCCATCATGGATGCCACGCAATTTATTCAGCAAAATCTTTCCAACCCTGAAACGCCTCAATTCGTTTTCCTGAATTTGATGGAAACCCACTTGCCCTACTCGCCGCCCGACCCATTCGTGCGTCAATTCGCACCGATCATCAAAGACGAGCCTGCCGCGCGGGATTTTATGCGTATCTATAACACACAGGCGCTGCGCTGGCTGCTGCCGCTGGAAACTCCGTATACCGAACTTGAAGCACAAACCCTGAGCCAGATGTATGATGCCGAGATTGCTTATCAAGATCATCTGCTGCACCGCCTGTTCAACACGCTGGATACGCCAAATCACCGCGAGAATACAATGGTCATCCTGGTGGCAGATCACGGCGAAATGCTGGGCGAACATCAATATATGGGGCATGGATTGGGGCTGTATCAGGAGTTGATCCGCGTCCCGTTGGTGATTCGCTCCCCTGGGCAGATGCGCGGCGAACGCGTCTCGAGGGTGGTTTCTACCACCCGGTTATTCGACACCGTTCTCGATGCGGTGGGCATCCGCACGGTTGCTACGCGTTCGCCCGAAAATGCTGAAACACGCCCGCGCAGCCTCGGGCATAGCCCCAACTTCGATGAGCAGAATCAGCCCCTCACATTCAGCGAAGCGTTCCCCCCCGATAATATTATCCAGATTATGCGCAAGCACGAACCCGAATTAATGGCCGCGTTCCACTGTCAGGCCATCCATCGTACTGTGATTCAGCAGTCGAATAAACTTTATCGTGTCGAAAATGTGCACGACCAGCTCTTTGATTTGGAAAAAGACCCTTTCGAGAGCCAGGCGATTGAAACCAACGAAATGCGCCAAATATTAATGGCCGCACTCGACCAACATACAGCCAGCGCCATCAAACGCCGGGCGAGCGATACGCATGCAACAAAAACAGACAATCTCACAGACGAAGCCGTGCTAGAGCGTTTGCGCGGACTTGGGTATATCGAGTAG
- a CDS encoding acetyl ornithine aminotransferase family protein: MQKMNIPGPKAKKILEQDSKYVSPSYPRAHPLVMSHGKGSEIWDVDGNRFLDFASGIAVIGTGHAHPKVVKAIQDQAEKFLHISSDFYHSTWADLSQKLSEIAPFSEEAGIFLSNSGAECVEAAVKLARYHTGRSQFIAFLGGFHGRTMGALSFTASKSIYRSGFFPSMPGVYHAPYPDTYRPLLASRPGEDYGEVVVRYIEEEILGRLVPPEDVAGILVEPVQGEGGYIVPPPGFFPALRDLCDRHGILLIDDEVQAGMGRTGKMWAIEHFGVEPDIVTSAKGIASGVPLGATIARKSMMTWPEGAHGNTYGGNPLACASALATIDLLQEEFIQNAAEVGEYTKDALEEIQARHKSIGQVRGLGLMIGVDFVKDQASRMPAKTFRNRVEEHCFEHGLVTLGCGKSTVRFAPPLSISETEVDEGLQIFEHAITLTEKE; the protein is encoded by the coding sequence ATGCAAAAAATGAATATCCCTGGGCCGAAAGCCAAAAAAATCTTGGAACAGGATAGCAAATACGTATCTCCGTCTTATCCACGGGCGCATCCCCTTGTGATGTCGCATGGAAAAGGCAGCGAAATTTGGGATGTAGATGGCAACCGCTTTCTGGATTTTGCTTCTGGGATAGCCGTGATAGGAACCGGGCACGCGCATCCGAAAGTTGTTAAAGCGATTCAAGATCAGGCAGAGAAATTCTTGCATATTTCTTCCGATTTCTATCATTCTACCTGGGCTGATTTATCCCAAAAGCTGAGTGAAATCGCACCATTTTCTGAAGAGGCAGGCATATTTTTATCTAACTCCGGTGCAGAGTGCGTTGAAGCCGCGGTTAAGCTGGCGCGCTATCACACGGGCCGCAGCCAGTTTATCGCTTTTCTGGGAGGTTTCCACGGGCGCACAATGGGGGCTTTAAGCTTCACGGCCAGTAAATCGATTTATCGCAGCGGATTTTTCCCCTCGATGCCCGGCGTTTACCATGCGCCCTATCCCGATACCTATCGCCCGCTTTTGGCTTCACGCCCCGGCGAAGATTATGGCGAGGTAGTTGTGCGGTATATCGAAGAAGAAATTCTGGGCCGTTTGGTGCCGCCGGAAGATGTGGCTGGTATTCTGGTGGAGCCAGTGCAGGGCGAGGGGGGCTATATTGTGCCTCCACCGGGATTTTTCCCCGCGCTGCGCGATTTATGTGACCGGCATGGCATTCTTCTGATTGATGATGAAGTCCAGGCTGGGATGGGACGCACCGGCAAGATGTGGGCTATTGAACACTTTGGCGTTGAGCCGGATATTGTCACCTCGGCGAAGGGCATTGCTTCTGGCGTTCCGCTGGGGGCGACGATTGCCCGTAAAAGCATGATGACCTGGCCCGAAGGCGCCCATGGCAATACCTATGGCGGCAATCCGCTGGCCTGCGCCTCGGCCCTGGCAACCATTGACCTGTTACAAGAAGAATTTATCCAGAACGCGGCGGAAGTAGGCGAATATACCAAAGACGCCCTGGAAGAAATTCAGGCGCGGCATAAATCTATCGGTCAGGTGCGCGGCCTGGGGTTGATGATTGGTGTCGATTTCGTCAAAGATCAGGCCTCCCGCATGCCCGCTAAAACCTTCCGCAACCGCGTGGAAGAACATTGCTTCGAACATGGCCTTGTAACGCTGGGATGTGGCAAAAGCACCGTGCGCTTCGCGCCTCCCCTCAGCATCAGCGAGACCGAAGTGGATGAAGGCTTGCAGATCTTCGAGCACGCCATCACACTGACAGAGAAAGAATAG
- the pdhA gene encoding pyruvate dehydrogenase (acetyl-transferring) E1 component subunit alpha, producing MEKQDHLDIYYQMVLIRRVEERAAELYQQGKIGGFLHLYIGQEAVSTGLVAARKPQDRIITAYRDHGVALNVGMSANEVIAELLGKATGCSKGKGGSMHMADVEKNFWGGHAIVGAHLPIAAGMALADQYTESDGVTICMFGDGATNIGFFHEGVNLSKVWNLPVLWVCENNQYGMGTTIERASAVSEIRQKAEGYGIPNERVDGMDVMAVREATLKAMEHIRSGEGPYFLEIMTYRFRGHSMGDPERYRESAEIKKWQENDPIGIYRTYLKKEKIATKKELDVIDDQITEEVRAAVQFAESSPDPAPEALFEDVYAN from the coding sequence ATGGAAAAACAAGATCACCTGGATATTTATTACCAGATGGTGCTTATTCGCCGCGTGGAAGAACGCGCCGCCGAGTTGTATCAGCAAGGCAAGATTGGCGGATTTTTGCACCTGTATATTGGCCAGGAAGCCGTCAGCACCGGCTTGGTTGCAGCGCGCAAACCGCAGGATCGCATTATCACCGCCTATCGCGATCATGGTGTTGCGCTGAATGTGGGGATGAGCGCCAACGAAGTCATTGCGGAGTTGTTGGGGAAGGCTACCGGCTGCTCAAAGGGCAAGGGCGGCTCGATGCACATGGCCGATGTAGAGAAGAATTTTTGGGGCGGACATGCCATTGTGGGCGCGCATCTGCCCATCGCCGCCGGGATGGCCCTGGCGGATCAGTATACGGAGAGCGACGGCGTGACCATTTGCATGTTTGGCGATGGGGCTACGAATATTGGCTTCTTCCATGAAGGTGTTAATCTCTCGAAAGTCTGGAATCTGCCCGTGCTGTGGGTGTGCGAGAATAATCAATATGGTATGGGCACCACCATCGAGCGCGCCTCCGCTGTTTCGGAGATTCGTCAGAAGGCCGAAGGCTACGGCATCCCCAATGAGCGCGTGGACGGCATGGATGTGATGGCTGTGCGTGAGGCCACCCTGAAAGCGATGGAGCATATCCGCAGCGGGGAAGGCCCCTACTTTTTAGAAATTATGACCTATCGTTTCCGTGGCCATTCGATGGGCGACCCGGAACGCTACCGCGAATCGGCCGAGATCAAAAAATGGCAAGAAAACGATCCTATCGGGATTTATCGTACCTATCTCAAAAAAGAGAAAATCGCCACGAAGAAAGAACTGGATGTCATTGACGATCAAATCACGGAAGAAGTGCGAGCCGCGGTGCAATTTGCTGAATCTAGCCCTGATCCCGCGCCCGAAGCTTTATTTGAAGATGTATATGCCAATTAA
- a CDS encoding response regulator transcription factor translates to MLNYRSKPTILVIDDERDTLSLLSIALEKAGFSPITAASWDETAQKIEENYQTGRPIAAVVLDLMMPERSGFDILRSLQVVLTPMPPVIMLTAVTAFEKQIEARELGVARYLTKPTTPQKLADTIRAVLAEKPKSKNTP, encoded by the coding sequence ATGCTGAATTACAGAAGTAAACCCACTATCCTGGTGATTGATGATGAACGTGATACTTTAAGCCTTCTCAGCATTGCGCTGGAAAAAGCGGGCTTTTCACCAATCACTGCTGCATCATGGGATGAAACCGCGCAGAAAATTGAGGAAAATTATCAAACTGGCAGGCCGATTGCTGCGGTAGTACTCGATCTGATGATGCCGGAACGCTCAGGGTTTGATATTCTTCGCTCGCTGCAAGTTGTCCTGACGCCCATGCCGCCGGTGATTATGCTGACAGCCGTGACAGCTTTCGAGAAACAAATTGAAGCCAGAGAATTGGGTGTTGCTCGCTATCTTACAAAGCCTACCACGCCGCAAAAATTAGCGGATACTATTCGTGCTGTGTTGGCCGAGAAACCGAAGAGTAAGAATACACCATGA
- a CDS encoding L-lysine 6-transaminase, which translates to MNPSQVHQAIGSYMLADGSTIVFDAERSHGAYLVDAVTGREYIDFYTFFASIPVGYNHPRVKDPEFLEKITHAAIHKPASADIYTPEMAEFVETFGRLAMPESMPHLFLVSGGSLAVENALKTAFDWKARKNFAAMANADLQTALPAMIDGLGSKVLHFREAFHGRSGYTMSLTNTDDPRKYMYFPKFDWPRIVNPKLRFPMDDEVTEEVSRLEEIAFIQIQTALNQYKGDMAALIIETIQGEGGDNHFRPEFLRELRRLADEYEFLLIFDEVQSGMGVTGKMWAFEHYDCQPDIFAFGKKSQVCGIVAGKRIEEVSNHVFAESSRINSTFGGNLVDMVRCTRYLEIIEEENLLEHTAKVGDKMIRELQSVADESKGLMTNVRGKGFMIAYDLPNQRKRDGMVKKLFENGLQVLKSGNRSVRFRGMLDTSEEVVDKAMEIIARSIPTSTM; encoded by the coding sequence ATGAATCCATCCCAAGTTCATCAGGCAATTGGCAGCTATATGCTCGCCGATGGTAGTACGATCGTCTTTGATGCAGAGCGCTCTCACGGCGCTTATCTGGTTGATGCTGTAACAGGGCGCGAGTATATCGATTTCTATACTTTTTTTGCCAGTATTCCAGTGGGCTATAACCATCCCCGGGTAAAGGATCCAGAATTTTTAGAAAAAATAACCCACGCTGCTATTCACAAGCCCGCGAGTGCAGATATTTATACGCCTGAAATGGCGGAATTTGTGGAAACTTTTGGTCGCCTGGCGATGCCAGAGTCGATGCCGCATCTCTTTCTGGTCAGTGGCGGTTCTCTGGCCGTGGAAAATGCCCTTAAAACCGCATTTGATTGGAAGGCGCGCAAGAATTTCGCCGCCATGGCAAACGCCGACCTTCAGACAGCCCTTCCAGCAATGATAGATGGGCTGGGGTCCAAGGTGCTCCACTTCAGGGAGGCGTTTCACGGTCGTTCGGGCTATACCATGTCATTAACGAATACGGATGACCCCCGTAAATATATGTACTTCCCGAAGTTTGATTGGCCGCGCATCGTTAATCCAAAACTTCGTTTTCCGATGGATGATGAAGTAACCGAAGAAGTTTCCAGACTCGAAGAGATTGCTTTTATTCAAATCCAAACTGCGCTAAATCAATATAAGGGTGATATGGCTGCATTGATTATCGAAACCATTCAGGGCGAGGGCGGCGACAACCACTTTCGGCCTGAATTCTTGCGCGAGCTACGCCGCCTGGCTGATGAGTACGAATTCTTGCTCATTTTCGATGAAGTACAGAGTGGTATGGGCGTCACCGGGAAAATGTGGGCTTTTGAGCATTATGATTGTCAACCAGATATTTTCGCTTTTGGGAAAAAGAGCCAAGTCTGCGGGATTGTTGCTGGAAAGCGTATTGAAGAGGTCAGCAATCACGTATTCGCCGAGTCCAGTCGCATCAATTCCACCTTTGGCGGCAATTTGGTCGATATGGTACGTTGCACGCGCTATTTAGAAATTATTGAGGAAGAAAATCTCCTTGAGCATACCGCCAAAGTGGGCGATAAGATGATTCGTGAATTGCAGTCTGTAGCGGATGAATCGAAAGGGTTGATGACTAACGTGAGGGGCAAAGGTTTTATGATTGCCTACGACCTGCCAAACCAAAGAAAACGAGATGGGATGGTAAAGAAACTTTTCGAGAATGGCCTCCAGGTACTAAAATCAGGTAACCGCTCGGTTCGTTTCCGCGGTATGTTGGATACTTCTGAAGAAGTTGTTGATAAGGCGATGGAGATCATCGCCAGGAGCATTCCGACTTCGACAATGTAG
- the tgt gene encoding tRNA guanosine(34) transglycosylase Tgt, with protein sequence MSTPFEFKQLAQDGRARAGVFHTPHGDIPTPIFAPVGTQATVKSLTPAHLDEIQASLILANTYHLYLRPGDELVAEMGGLHAFMNWPHPILTDSGGFQVFSLGGINQIDDEGVTFKSHVDGSLHRLTPERSIAIQENLGADIIMAFDECAEPYDRAYNEIAMQRTHAWAKRSLNAKTRSDQALFGIVQGGIFPELRQQSAEFIAGLDFPGNAIGGLSVGETKEEMHTILDVVNAVLPEEKPRYLMGVGTPDDLVNGVLRGVDIFDCVLPTRLARHKAAFSRRGRINIGKAEYARDPRPLVEGCTCYTCQNFNRAYLRHLVSVKEMLASSLLSIHNLHTLIHLAQEMRQAIIAGEFDRFTQAYFSQ encoded by the coding sequence ATGAGTACACCCTTCGAGTTCAAACAGCTTGCCCAAGATGGGCGCGCCCGTGCGGGCGTGTTCCACACCCCCCACGGCGACATCCCCACCCCGATCTTCGCCCCCGTGGGCACTCAGGCTACGGTCAAATCGCTGACTCCCGCCCATCTGGATGAAATTCAGGCCAGCCTGATTCTCGCCAACACCTATCATCTCTACCTGCGACCGGGGGATGAGTTGGTTGCCGAAATGGGGGGCTTGCACGCCTTCATGAATTGGCCGCACCCCATCCTGACCGATTCGGGTGGCTTTCAGGTTTTCTCGCTGGGCGGCATTAACCAGATCGACGATGAGGGCGTGACCTTCAAGAGCCACGTGGATGGCTCGCTGCACCGCCTGACCCCCGAACGCTCGATTGCGATTCAGGAGAATTTGGGGGCCGATATTATTATGGCCTTTGACGAATGCGCTGAACCTTATGATCGCGCCTACAACGAAATCGCCATGCAACGCACACATGCCTGGGCCAAACGCAGCCTGAACGCCAAAACGCGCTCCGATCAGGCGTTATTTGGGATTGTGCAAGGCGGCATTTTTCCCGAACTACGTCAGCAATCGGCAGAATTTATCGCCGGGCTGGATTTCCCCGGAAATGCGATTGGTGGGCTCTCGGTAGGCGAAACCAAAGAGGAGATGCATACCATCCTGGATGTGGTGAATGCCGTGCTGCCCGAGGAAAAACCGCGTTACCTGATGGGGGTTGGCACGCCCGACGATCTGGTCAATGGGGTGCTGCGCGGCGTGGATATTTTTGACTGTGTGCTGCCCACACGGCTGGCGCGCCACAAAGCAGCCTTCAGTAGACGCGGGCGCATCAATATTGGCAAAGCCGAATATGCTCGTGACCCGCGCCCTCTGGTTGAAGGCTGCACCTGTTATACATGCCAGAATTTCAACCGCGCCTATCTGCGGCATCTGGTGAGCGTTAAGGAGATGCTGGCCTCAAGCTTGCTCTCGATTCACAATTTGCACACATTAATTCATCTCGCTCAAGAAATGCGGCAGGCGATTATAGCCGGGGAGTTTGACCGGTTCACACAGGCGTATTTTTCGCAATAA
- the uppP gene encoding undecaprenyl-diphosphatase UppP, translated as MASWLHYQQISFTIPMTILQTIILGIIQGITEFLPISSSGHLVLAPHLFGWEIAPQDAFAFDVLVQVATLLAVFAYFWDDIQHIARAVFNGLWKKEPFGDPQARMGWYLVLATIPAGAAYLLFSDTFERAFGSPLATASFLLVTAALLLIAEKIGKRNRGFEKITWVDALIVGAFQILAIFPGVSRSGATIAGGMTRNLQRPAAARFSFLISIPIMLAGGVIGVLKLIEIPNYTSLLNAYFAGFVTAAIVGYIAIRWLLHYLSQRPLYIFAIYCLIFGLLNLALILL; from the coding sequence ATGGCTTCCTGGCTTCATTATCAACAAATCTCATTCACAATTCCTATGACCATTCTCCAAACCATTATTCTCGGTATTATCCAGGGCATTACCGAATTTCTGCCCATCTCCAGCTCTGGGCATCTGGTGCTGGCCCCACATCTTTTCGGCTGGGAGATCGCCCCGCAAGACGCTTTTGCCTTCGACGTGCTGGTGCAGGTCGCCACACTACTGGCGGTCTTCGCCTACTTCTGGGATGATATTCAGCACATCGCACGCGCGGTATTCAACGGGCTGTGGAAAAAAGAGCCGTTTGGCGATCCGCAAGCGCGTATGGGCTGGTATCTGGTATTGGCGACGATCCCCGCCGGGGCGGCATATTTGCTCTTCAGCGACACATTCGAGCGCGCCTTTGGCAGCCCTCTGGCTACGGCCAGCTTTTTGCTGGTAACTGCCGCCCTGCTGCTCATCGCGGAAAAGATCGGCAAGCGCAACCGGGGCTTTGAAAAAATCACCTGGGTGGATGCTCTCATCGTGGGCGCGTTCCAAATTTTGGCAATTTTCCCGGGGGTTTCGCGCTCCGGCGCAACCATCGCGGGCGGGATGACGCGCAACTTGCAGCGTCCGGCGGCGGCGCGCTTCTCGTTTCTGATCTCGATCCCGATCATGCTGGCAGGAGGTGTGATTGGCGTGTTGAAACTGATCGAAATCCCCAACTACACATCGTTGCTGAACGCCTATTTCGCCGGGTTCGTCACCGCAGCAATAGTTGGCTATATCGCCATCCGTTGGCTGCTGCACTACCTGAGCCAGCGCCCGTTATATATCTTTGCAATCTATTGCCTCATTTTCGGATTGCTCAATCTGGCGCTGATTCTGTTATAA
- a CDS encoding 2-oxo acid dehydrogenase subunit E2 gives MAELVTMPKLGFDMAEGVLVRWVVAEGGAIERGQVLAEIETDKATVEVESAFSGVVLKHLSGEGDVLPVGAPISVIGNAGEAVDVAALTGGANQPEGATPAPEAESSPEAAPPDSPAVGASTPEEGQLPGGVKASPIARRMAAEHSLDLSAIRGSGPGGRVIKADIETFLAKPSDVRRSTSDAIGLPSSDETVKLTKLRTAIGRRMTESKQQLPHFYVTGEYDMAALMDLRKQVNVALVDAGEKVSVNDFIVKAVALALRQFPNLNASLKDGAILRHGEVNVGVAVAVEGGLLTIVNRHADRKSLRQISADTRAMVGRAREGKVRPDDIEGSTFSVSNLGMFDVENFIAIINPPEAAILAVGAVRSVPVVANGEIKPGLRMKATISVDHRVSDGAEAAQFMQVFGKYLENPLNMIV, from the coding sequence ATGGCCGAACTCGTTACGATGCCCAAGCTGGGTTTCGATATGGCCGAAGGTGTTCTTGTCCGTTGGGTGGTTGCCGAGGGCGGCGCTATTGAGCGCGGGCAAGTTCTGGCCGAAATTGAAACCGACAAAGCCACCGTGGAGGTCGAATCGGCCTTCAGCGGGGTTGTTTTAAAGCACCTTTCTGGGGAAGGTGATGTGCTGCCCGTAGGCGCGCCGATCAGCGTGATTGGTAACGCCGGTGAAGCCGTGGATGTGGCTGCCCTGACGGGCGGCGCGAACCAGCCCGAAGGGGCGACTCCTGCCCCTGAAGCAGAATCCAGCCCCGAGGCCGCCCCGCCAGACTCCCCCGCGGTGGGCGCGTCCACCCCGGAGGAGGGTCAACTCCCCGGCGGCGTCAAAGCCTCCCCCATCGCCCGCCGCATGGCTGCTGAACATTCTCTCGATCTGAGCGCTATCCGCGGCAGCGGCCCCGGGGGACGCGTCATCAAAGCCGATATCGAAACCTTCTTGGCAAAACCGTCCGACGTCCGACGTTCGACGTCCGACGCAATTGGCCTCCCGTCTTCCGATGAAACCGTAAAGCTCACCAAACTCCGCACCGCCATTGGCCGCCGTATGACCGAGTCGAAACAGCAATTGCCGCATTTCTACGTCACCGGCGAATATGATATGGCTGCCCTGATGGATTTGCGCAAACAGGTGAATGTTGCCCTGGTTGATGCGGGCGAAAAAGTTTCCGTCAATGATTTTATCGTCAAGGCCGTGGCGCTGGCTTTACGCCAGTTCCCCAACCTGAACGCCTCGCTGAAAGATGGCGCGATCTTGCGCCATGGGGAGGTCAATGTAGGCGTAGCTGTCGCCGTCGAAGGTGGCTTGCTGACGATTGTCAACCGCCATGCCGACCGTAAATCCCTGCGCCAGATTTCAGCGGACACGCGGGCCATGGTTGGCCGGGCACGTGAAGGTAAAGTGCGCCCCGATGATATCGAAGGCTCGACCTTCTCAGTGAGTAATTTAGGCATGTTCGATGTTGAGAACTTCATTGCCATCATCAATCCCCCCGAAGCGGCGATTCTAGCTGTGGGGGCAGTGCGCTCGGTGCCGGTCGTCGCCAATGGCGAGATCAAACCCGGCCTGCGCATGAAAGCGACAATCTCTGTCGATCACCGCGTCAGCGATGGCGCCGAGGCGGCGCAATTTATGCAAGTTTTCGGAAAATACCTTGAAAACCCTTTGAATATGATTGTGTAA